Proteins co-encoded in one Spirosoma endbachense genomic window:
- a CDS encoding NUDIX domain-containing protein produces MAQMNYCPQCASPLVSGMAGGRERLVCSKPCGYVYWNNPLPVVGAIVEYDNDTVILIQNKGWPAEWFGLVTGFLEKDEEPDEAVLRELKEELGLDGQVIDRVGIYTFHQRNELIITYHVRATGEIRMDEEELQAYKIVPINQLQPWPFGTGKAVKEWLANR; encoded by the coding sequence ATGGCTCAAATGAATTATTGCCCTCAGTGTGCCAGCCCATTAGTTTCGGGAATGGCTGGTGGGCGCGAGCGCCTTGTCTGCTCGAAACCTTGTGGTTATGTATACTGGAACAATCCACTGCCTGTTGTTGGCGCTATTGTTGAGTATGACAATGATACCGTTATCCTGATTCAGAATAAAGGCTGGCCTGCCGAATGGTTCGGGCTGGTAACGGGATTTCTCGAAAAAGATGAGGAACCCGATGAAGCCGTACTTCGGGAATTGAAAGAAGAGTTAGGATTGGATGGGCAGGTGATTGACCGGGTAGGGATTTATACGTTTCATCAGCGGAATGAACTCATCATAACGTACCACGTTCGGGCAACGGGCGAAATCAGGATGGATGAAGAAGAGTTACAGGCGTATAAAATCGTACCCATCAATCAGCTTCAACCCTGGCCGTTTGGTACCGGAAAGGCCGTGAAAGAATGGTTGGCTAACAGATGA
- a CDS encoding NUDIX hydrolase — protein sequence MTYTEQLNAFYKMVSDECVQGVSLDCVIFGFHDTRLKVLLLRWKGTHEWCLPGGFIYKTESVDVAAERVLRERTGLDQLFLQQFHLFGDAVRYNREDTWQRQKMPMPFESRGWPERTLSIGYYAVVDQTKVMPTADFMTDECRWWEVSDLPSLLYDHRHIVEVALQTLRLQLSWQPIGLNLMPEKFTIPELQRLYEAVLGRSLDARNFHKKIMGLHILTRLDERRTGKAHKSPYLYQFDRENYKKALISGNLSFV from the coding sequence ATGACCTATACTGAACAGCTGAATGCCTTTTATAAAATGGTGTCCGATGAATGCGTACAGGGTGTATCGCTCGACTGTGTAATCTTTGGTTTTCATGATACACGCCTGAAAGTGCTGCTCTTACGATGGAAAGGCACGCATGAGTGGTGTTTGCCCGGCGGCTTCATTTATAAAACAGAATCCGTCGATGTGGCAGCCGAACGGGTGTTACGTGAGCGGACCGGTTTAGATCAGTTGTTTTTACAACAATTTCATCTGTTTGGCGATGCTGTCCGGTATAACCGGGAGGATACCTGGCAAAGGCAGAAAATGCCAATGCCATTTGAGAGTCGTGGATGGCCCGAGCGTACACTATCAATTGGCTATTATGCCGTGGTCGATCAGACAAAGGTGATGCCTACAGCTGATTTTATGACGGATGAATGCCGTTGGTGGGAGGTCAGCGATTTGCCTTCTTTGCTCTATGATCACCGGCATATTGTAGAAGTGGCCTTGCAAACCCTTCGGCTTCAACTTAGCTGGCAGCCTATTGGCCTGAATCTGATGCCAGAAAAGTTTACGATTCCTGAATTGCAGCGGCTCTATGAAGCCGTACTGGGGAGATCGCTGGATGCCCGAAATTTTCATAAAAAAATTATGGGGTTACATATACTGACCCGATTAGATGAACGCCGAACCGGTAAAGCGCATAAATCGCCCTATTTATACCAGTTTGATCGGGAAAATTACAAGAAAGCCCTTATCAGTGGTAATTTGAGCTTTGTTTAG
- a CDS encoding carboxylesterase family protein, with amino-acid sequence MPFIRSLTMLSLVATLALPRTSYSQKLPAGPQVVTFFSDVDDTEQPYGLYVPKNYNPRKKYPLVIMLHGAGSNHRLSLRRVFGKSNAQGETDIEATRYFPEWADVNYIVASPFARGTAGYQGIPEKDVYDVVADVKKRFNIDEDRTYLTGLSMGGGGTLWIGLSRPDIWAAIAPVCPAPPRGTDDLAANATNFPVHLFQGDADPAVKPEGTRQWVKRFQDLGVNVTYKEYPGVKHDSWVQAYENEFIFGWFNQFKRNRFPERVRFSTRQYKYPSAYWVRIDQLTPGMLANVDAKFSGANHIDITTANLGALTLKLAGHPNFKAKRPVDVVIDGKAINVQVSDSLTLVKREGGWEAGSYQPTVTAKHAGAEGPISAAIAGRHLYVYGTADNPSADVLKTRQEIATQAANWATYRGEFLGRIMVFPHVVADKDVRPSDLESSNLILFGTKETNKLVSQYSDRLPIQLSSAATEYGLFYVFPMNNHYVAISSGQPWWAGTENPNYFTNRALDAINGFKDFVLFKESSKTPIVSGYFDQSWHVPDAEAKALTETGVVTVAAGTISSTK; translated from the coding sequence ATGCCATTCATTCGGTCTTTGACAATGCTCTCGCTGGTAGCCACGTTGGCTTTACCACGAACGTCCTACAGCCAAAAACTACCCGCTGGCCCTCAGGTAGTAACATTCTTTTCGGATGTTGATGATACCGAACAGCCATATGGATTATATGTCCCCAAGAATTATAATCCCAGGAAAAAATATCCGCTTGTTATCATGCTCCACGGTGCAGGCTCGAATCATCGGCTGTCGCTCCGGCGCGTATTTGGCAAGAGCAATGCACAGGGCGAAACCGATATAGAAGCCACACGTTATTTCCCGGAATGGGCCGACGTGAATTATATTGTAGCCTCCCCTTTTGCTCGTGGCACTGCTGGCTATCAGGGAATTCCTGAAAAAGATGTTTATGACGTCGTAGCAGATGTCAAAAAACGCTTCAACATCGATGAAGATCGCACTTATCTAACCGGCCTGTCGATGGGCGGGGGTGGTACGCTCTGGATTGGGCTAAGTCGACCCGATATTTGGGCGGCTATTGCGCCGGTTTGCCCGGCCCCACCCAGAGGCACCGACGATCTGGCAGCGAATGCAACTAATTTCCCGGTTCATCTATTTCAGGGGGATGCTGATCCGGCGGTGAAACCAGAAGGCACCCGGCAATGGGTGAAACGTTTTCAGGATTTGGGCGTCAATGTCACCTATAAAGAATATCCCGGCGTTAAACACGACAGTTGGGTGCAGGCCTATGAGAACGAGTTTATTTTTGGCTGGTTCAATCAGTTTAAGCGGAACCGTTTTCCTGAGCGAGTACGCTTTTCAACCCGGCAATACAAATATCCATCGGCTTATTGGGTTCGAATTGACCAGCTTACACCCGGTATGCTTGCCAATGTCGACGCAAAGTTTTCTGGTGCAAACCACATCGATATCACGACGGCAAACCTGGGCGCATTAACGCTTAAACTGGCAGGGCATCCTAATTTCAAAGCAAAACGGCCAGTCGATGTCGTTATTGACGGAAAGGCTATTAATGTTCAGGTGAGCGACTCGCTTACCCTTGTCAAACGCGAAGGGGGCTGGGAAGCGGGTTCTTACCAACCCACAGTTACGGCTAAACACGCAGGGGCAGAAGGGCCCATCAGTGCTGCCATTGCCGGTCGGCATCTGTATGTTTATGGCACAGCCGATAACCCATCAGCCGACGTGCTGAAAACGCGACAGGAAATCGCGACTCAGGCGGCCAACTGGGCTACCTATCGGGGTGAGTTTCTAGGGCGTATTATGGTATTTCCGCATGTTGTGGCCGATAAAGATGTTCGACCAAGCGATCTGGAAAGTTCAAATCTGATTCTATTTGGCACTAAAGAAACCAATAAGCTGGTGAGCCAATACAGCGATCGATTGCCCATTCAGCTATCGTCGGCAGCCACCGAATACGGCTTATTTTACGTCTTCCCCATGAATAATCACTATGTAGCCATCAGTTCCGGACAACCCTGGTGGGCGGGCACCGAAAACCCCAATTATTTCACGAACCGGGCACTGGATGCAATCAATGGCTTCAAAGACTTCGTTTTGTTTAAAGAATCCAGTAAAACGCCTATTGTATCCGGCTATTTTGATCAATCATGGCATGTACCCGATGCCGAGGCCAAAGCACTCACCGAAACTGGTGTTGTAACGGTAGCTGCCGGCACAATCTCATCAACTAAGTAA
- a CDS encoding (2Fe-2S)-binding protein, whose protein sequence is MSSVKLTINNQPHTLDVDADMPLLWAIRDVVGLTGTKFGCGIAQCGACTVHLDGSPTRSCSLPVSAAVGHKITTIEGISKNGDHPIQKAWIEHQVPQCGYCQSGQIMSAVALLKHTPKPTDDDIDAAMQGNICRCGTYNRIRQAIHTASADMASAPKVPKSTPKIGKR, encoded by the coding sequence ATGTCTTCCGTAAAATTGACCATCAATAATCAGCCCCATACTCTGGATGTCGATGCTGACATGCCCCTGTTATGGGCCATCCGCGATGTAGTCGGGTTAACCGGCACTAAATTCGGCTGCGGTATTGCGCAGTGCGGTGCCTGTACCGTTCATCTGGACGGTAGCCCCACTCGCTCCTGTAGTTTACCTGTTTCGGCAGCGGTAGGTCATAAGATTACAACCATCGAAGGCATCTCTAAAAATGGTGACCATCCTATTCAGAAAGCCTGGATCGAGCATCAGGTGCCCCAGTGTGGGTATTGCCAATCAGGGCAGATCATGTCGGCGGTAGCCTTGTTGAAACATACACCTAAACCAACCGACGACGATATCGACGCGGCTATGCAGGGTAACATTTGCCGTTGTGGTACCTATAATCGCATTAGGCAGGCCATTCATACCGCTTCCGCCGATATGGCGTCGGCCCCGAAAGTCCCTAAGTCAACTCCTAAAATCGGCAAACGATGA
- a CDS encoding xanthine dehydrogenase family protein molybdopterin-binding subunit — MSAKPTQTAIDRRGFLRAAGLTGAAFALGLSSTEAIAGPVLNLSGQPGLAQPGLAPESVELTPFIIIEKSGRITLMNPRPEIGQGTFQSVPALIAEELEVSLDKVVIKQTGGESKFGGLWSQAVGGSGSIRGGYTQMRKVGASAREMLIKAASQQWNVPIEECYAEDAKIIHRPSGKKTSYGELAEIASKLDVPKTPALKDPKDFKILGTSAPRPDTPLKVTGQAQFGIDAKTPGMVYASIERCPVLGSNLVSFDATQALKVKGVQQAVKVERVVGKNRYEGVAVIATNYWAALKGRKALKVQWDHQGHDTFNSTDFDNSLRELAKTDGIVGHSLGDFDKAYSDAPVKLEALYETPIVSHSTMEPMNALAHYQPGDKVELWVSSQGGDLVIDEVAKVLKVPASNVKVHVMFNGGGFGRRLTQDFASEAALLSKTIGKPVKVVWTREDDTILGPFRPMTYSALRGALSSDGQAVALQHKVISPSIDATMGETEKYDKAKPDGTMLEGTNEQKYEIPNVNTRYVHAEVHIPLSYWRSVTSSTLAFSHECFLDEMAHKAGQDPMAFRLAMLTKDSDTKRVLTKLKEFSGWDKPLPAGKGRGVAQWEFFAGLAGQVVEVSRTENGGVKVDKVYCVIDLGTVVNPDTVKAQVEGAIAMAITAATKDGITFEHGRAVQANFDKNRMLRINEMPEVEVLILAEGGPKIKGVGEPGLPPLAPALANAVFAATGKRIRRLPFDLAKV; from the coding sequence ATGAGCGCGAAACCAACACAAACGGCCATTGACCGCCGGGGCTTTCTGAGAGCGGCCGGTTTGACTGGTGCGGCCTTTGCCTTAGGGCTCTCATCAACTGAAGCCATTGCAGGACCTGTACTGAATCTTAGTGGCCAGCCTGGATTGGCCCAGCCTGGATTGGCCCCTGAATCGGTCGAACTGACTCCCTTTATCATTATCGAAAAATCGGGGCGAATTACGCTCATGAATCCCCGTCCCGAAATTGGTCAGGGAACATTCCAGTCGGTTCCGGCGCTCATTGCCGAAGAACTGGAAGTATCGCTGGACAAGGTTGTGATCAAACAAACCGGTGGCGAAAGCAAATTCGGTGGTTTGTGGTCGCAGGCCGTAGGTGGTAGCGGCTCCATCCGGGGCGGCTATACCCAGATGCGTAAAGTAGGAGCGTCGGCCCGCGAAATGCTTATTAAAGCCGCTAGTCAGCAATGGAATGTACCGATCGAGGAATGTTACGCGGAAGACGCGAAAATCATCCACCGACCATCGGGCAAAAAAACGTCGTATGGCGAATTGGCGGAAATAGCATCAAAACTCGATGTTCCGAAAACACCGGCGTTAAAAGATCCGAAGGATTTTAAAATTCTGGGCACATCGGCACCGCGCCCTGATACACCCCTAAAAGTTACGGGACAGGCACAGTTTGGTATCGATGCCAAAACACCGGGAATGGTATACGCATCGATCGAGCGTTGCCCCGTACTCGGCAGCAACCTGGTAAGCTTTGATGCCACTCAGGCATTAAAAGTCAAAGGTGTTCAGCAGGCCGTGAAGGTTGAGCGGGTCGTTGGCAAAAACCGATACGAAGGCGTAGCCGTTATTGCCACGAATTACTGGGCGGCCCTGAAGGGTAGAAAAGCACTTAAGGTTCAGTGGGACCATCAGGGACACGACACATTCAATTCAACTGATTTTGACAATTCGCTCCGTGAACTGGCCAAAACTGATGGTATCGTTGGCCATAGTCTGGGTGACTTCGATAAAGCCTACTCCGATGCCCCGGTTAAACTGGAAGCACTCTATGAAACACCCATTGTCAGCCATTCGACCATGGAGCCAATGAATGCGTTAGCCCATTATCAACCCGGCGACAAGGTTGAGCTATGGGTTTCTTCGCAGGGTGGTGATCTGGTTATCGACGAAGTTGCCAAGGTGCTTAAGGTGCCCGCCAGTAACGTAAAAGTGCATGTGATGTTCAATGGCGGAGGCTTTGGTCGGCGACTAACCCAGGATTTTGCCAGCGAAGCGGCTTTGCTTTCCAAAACAATTGGAAAACCGGTTAAAGTGGTCTGGACACGCGAAGACGATACGATACTCGGTCCTTTTCGTCCGATGACCTATTCGGCTTTGCGCGGAGCATTGTCGAGTGATGGGCAGGCCGTGGCTCTTCAACATAAGGTCATTTCGCCTTCCATTGATGCAACAATGGGCGAAACCGAAAAATACGATAAAGCCAAGCCCGACGGCACCATGCTTGAAGGTACGAACGAACAGAAATACGAGATTCCGAATGTAAACACGCGCTATGTGCATGCTGAGGTTCACATTCCGCTTTCCTACTGGCGTTCGGTGACGAGTTCAACGCTGGCTTTCTCGCACGAATGTTTTCTCGACGAAATGGCTCATAAAGCAGGGCAGGACCCGATGGCGTTCCGGCTGGCCATGTTAACGAAAGACTCAGACACGAAGCGGGTATTGACCAAACTGAAAGAATTCTCGGGCTGGGATAAACCGCTACCCGCCGGAAAAGGTCGGGGAGTTGCCCAGTGGGAGTTCTTTGCCGGTTTAGCGGGTCAGGTGGTAGAAGTCTCCAGAACAGAAAATGGTGGCGTAAAAGTTGACAAGGTATACTGTGTCATTGATTTGGGTACGGTCGTTAATCCGGATACTGTCAAAGCACAGGTTGAAGGAGCCATTGCCATGGCGATAACGGCTGCGACTAAAGATGGAATTACATTTGAGCATGGCCGCGCGGTTCAGGCTAATTTCGACAAAAACCGTATGCTTCGTATCAATGAAATGCCTGAAGTCGAGGTACTTATATTAGCCGAAGGAGGTCCCAAAATCAAAGGTGTTGGTGAACCCGGATTACCGCCTTTGGCTCCGGCTTTAGCGAACGCAGTTTTTGCGGCTACGGGCAAACGCATCCGACGGTTACCCTTTGATTTAGCGAAAGTATAA
- a CDS encoding XdhC family protein, with the protein MKEIARIVEVFEQIDFSQRKVALATVVWVEGSSYRRPGARMLITDDGRWEGAISGGCLEGDALRKARQVMLDGIPIVVTYDTMDDGANSFGVGLGCNGIIDILIEPIDPADPKNPVALLHEFIQKRDVRVLATILKSDETTGLVPGNRFVLTDQSASLLPDWLQDDMQLTFKTGKPLTQTYFVESGSAEVFIERIDPGIELVIFGAGYDVIPVAKLARDLGWQVTVTDDCIAHLSPRRFPVATCVLYADRQAVLDQITITSRTAAVLMSHNFNYDRAVLQALLATDVPYIGMLGPRKRFDKMQAEFEKDGLNFSEAALARVHAPIGLDLGAETPDEIALSIMAEIKAFFTNGSGGFLKDKSGPIHERLTNNQTSASQPVTFVNSTIESI; encoded by the coding sequence ATGAAAGAAATAGCTCGCATCGTTGAGGTTTTTGAGCAAATTGACTTCTCACAGCGCAAGGTAGCTCTGGCAACTGTGGTATGGGTTGAAGGCTCGTCGTATCGTAGGCCAGGAGCGCGGATGCTCATTACGGATGATGGCCGCTGGGAAGGTGCAATCAGCGGTGGCTGTCTGGAAGGCGATGCACTCCGAAAAGCCCGCCAGGTCATGCTCGATGGTATACCGATCGTTGTTACATACGACACAATGGACGACGGTGCCAATAGTTTCGGCGTAGGATTAGGCTGCAACGGTATCATTGACATTCTGATCGAACCAATTGATCCGGCCGATCCAAAGAATCCTGTGGCCTTATTACATGAGTTTATCCAGAAACGGGATGTACGCGTATTGGCTACGATTCTGAAAAGCGACGAGACAACCGGTTTGGTTCCGGGCAACCGGTTTGTTCTCACCGATCAATCGGCAAGTCTTTTGCCCGACTGGTTGCAGGACGACATGCAGCTTACGTTCAAAACCGGCAAGCCACTCACGCAGACCTATTTTGTCGAATCGGGAAGTGCCGAAGTGTTTATTGAGCGAATTGATCCTGGTATTGAGTTAGTTATTTTCGGAGCTGGGTATGATGTCATTCCGGTGGCCAAACTCGCCCGTGATCTTGGCTGGCAGGTTACCGTTACCGACGATTGTATTGCGCATTTGTCGCCCAGGCGTTTTCCGGTCGCCACCTGCGTACTTTATGCCGACCGTCAGGCCGTTCTTGATCAGATCACCATTACGAGCCGAACAGCAGCCGTCCTGATGTCTCATAATTTCAATTACGACCGGGCGGTTTTACAGGCTTTGCTGGCGACCGATGTACCTTATATCGGTATGTTAGGGCCACGCAAACGATTTGATAAAATGCAGGCTGAATTTGAGAAAGATGGGCTGAATTTCTCAGAAGCGGCACTTGCCAGGGTCCATGCCCCTATCGGCCTCGATCTGGGCGCTGAGACTCCCGACGAGATTGCCTTGTCAATTATGGCCGAAATAAAGGCCTTTTTCACGAACGGGTCGGGAGGTTTCCTCAAAGATAAATCCGGACCAATTCATGAGCGCCTAACCAACAACCAGACAAGTGCCAGCCAACCGGTAACGTTTGTTAACTCTACGATTGAATCCATTTAA
- the ruvX gene encoding Holliday junction resolvase RuvX: MARLLAIDYGAKRTGIAVTDPLQLIASALETVPSHELLKYLRAYVQREPVDAFIVGLPKRLDGTDTDNTPRVRKFVTHLQNALPEIPVYWHDERFTSAMALQAMIASGSSKKDRREKGNIDKVSAAIILQSYMESKK; this comes from the coding sequence ATGGCACGACTCCTGGCAATCGATTATGGCGCAAAACGAACCGGCATTGCCGTAACAGATCCGTTGCAACTCATTGCTTCGGCTCTGGAAACAGTGCCCTCACATGAGCTGTTAAAATACCTCAGAGCGTATGTTCAGCGAGAGCCCGTAGACGCTTTTATCGTTGGGCTACCCAAACGATTAGACGGAACCGATACGGATAATACACCCCGTGTTCGGAAGTTCGTCACGCATTTGCAGAACGCTTTGCCCGAGATTCCGGTTTATTGGCATGATGAACGCTTTACATCCGCTATGGCCCTGCAAGCCATGATTGCCAGCGGAAGCAGTAAAAAAGATCGACGCGAGAAGGGCAACATCGACAAAGTCAGTGCGGCTATCATTCTCCAATCATATATGGAAAGCAAAAAATAG